Proteins from a genomic interval of Spiroplasma diminutum CUAS-1:
- a CDS encoding thiamine diphosphokinase, with protein sequence MKDKALIVVSKTNINLKTFENTHLMVGVERGCLDLIEKEIKIDLAISDFDQVISEELELIKENSKEFIHFNSEKDFLDGIATINHLNSLGYNDLTMIVKPSKRYDMNLTIIEYVFKYNLKIVNDDSIIFKLKKGENKLDFDKYQDFTYVSLFSLKDNQITIKDMKYEVNEVKLDAYNSFAYSNQFKPYINGIINLKEEAMIIITK encoded by the coding sequence TTGAAGGATAAAGCATTAATAGTAGTTTCAAAAACTAATATTAATTTAAAAACATTTGAAAATACCCATTTAATGGTTGGTGTCGAAAGAGGATGTCTAGATTTAATTGAAAAAGAAATCAAAATTGATTTGGCAATATCTGATTTTGATCAAGTTATTAGTGAAGAATTGGAACTTATCAAAGAAAATTCAAAAGAATTTATTCACTTTAATTCTGAAAAGGATTTTCTAGATGGTATTGCAACAATTAATCATCTAAATAGCTTAGGATATAATGATTTAACAATGATTGTCAAACCAAGTAAAAGATATGATATGAATTTAACGATCATAGAATATGTTTTTAAATATAATTTGAAAATAGTAAATGATGATTCTATAATTTTCAAATTAAAAAAAGGAGAAAATAAATTAGATTTTGATAAGTATCAGGATTTCACTTATGTTTCATTATTTAGTCTAAAGGATAATCAAATTACAATTAAAGATATGAAATATGAGGTAAATGAGGTAAAGTTAGATGCATATAATTCATTTGCATACTCTAATCAATTTAAACCTTATATAAATGGAATAATAAATCTTAAAGAAGAAGCAATGATAATAATTACAAAATAA
- the rpmB gene encoding 50S ribosomal protein L28 — MARKDGLTGKGPLSGNSRSHAMNANKRKWNLNLQKVQVMDENGKVMTLKVSARTLRTLKKNNQLAK; from the coding sequence ATGGCAAGAAAAGACGGTTTAACAGGTAAAGGTCCTTTGTCAGGTAATTCAAGATCACATGCTATGAATGCCAACAAAAGAAAATGAAACCTTAACTTACAGAAAGTTCAAGTAATGGATGAAAATGGAAAAGTTATGACTTTGAAAGTATCAGCTAGAACTTTAAGAACTTTGAAAAAAAACAACCAATTAGCAAAATAA
- a CDS encoding ABC transporter permease, which produces MKNIFKSYMKAFVKAWVETLGTIAFLMIFTMLIFGMLATPLQLSLKATSVKKETNLWQTQWNSRGWFDDEFIYEYAWNGKEVKFNYEGMEFNLAVPELNSDENNKSWFTPEAIKLVKDYVDNEFKDQTESPELIELKKQETIRAISSLIWMYYSNGDDVTTKRFNINSTDEVEGFSVGKIFTNNAKKILSEVGVNNSNNRSLYNYVIYSILDQLEKQSNGSFKYENFANANFKMMKNSKESYVYNISSATSLSNDDKLNINNIVLQKGRLPEENNEIVVSDAFLKNQKKAIGDKILLGVDQLYEGGKNLNTKEFTIVGIGLKYSTLTPINFSSFTDSIKDYGQIFMKNTFFIENKAKDGYSFKEIFQPDDWKMQATTGFSLAYKVETFISKNDKNYNLNSIFSSKNINAINVIRENEQISIVPPGSVLFKDIKDYSVINSLTNLYIITWIYLAIGSILFVLGFMFILFVLKKEINNTRRQLGVFKSLGYKTSELTWVFSLKTFLTMFIGIGIGYLLSFPFQIDSATKQFSTFVIFDYNVIYASPIFLFVLILIVPILFSILSYLIIFKFLNEGALSLLTNGPKKGKSDYIVLILKIIFFPALIYSLVNWIILKILRSRNKGFTFRMQEAFVSAGKGKFVIIMGLFIFSSFLFTLQLRAMPIIKNMIEGGYNIYAKDVNHYYGFKTVVPIKTRNGTISEDSTKEKYNINYNNIGDKNIVDFVKTSTEDKYKTTNNFSKLMTNLSSFRDSYINQSEETVLALSAASSISAVITPLTNLPTNIKSDINIPSIEDIPKDSLWNITPEDMSGIFIDDIGKFACISPLSVGYKGSCNDVESYKKYLDDNLEKILTPGQQTRKNQINFNSNFITLISTFAKMKEGINSLLSVNEILFNGNIEALQTTLSYHIENNTDIDSESSLVRLIDASGKFGGDARSVVNFDSLTDSLMNQLQEKNHEYVNSVISYRLAMLLNKQVGDIFDIVIGKDVNLKVRVAAINGNDTLLQDIYADYTVVMDKVGTKETKDNQKYLFNSIISKKVASEGTIDLKDIAKSRKNFYYSRDTYTIASSENKPWLASIMVPNIIIGDKTISPQKPDASNFFMDSSVITLPILKSVINQVLGKMTNAMLMYIIIDVVLLIILLVVIMNIIITDSINVITIMRSLGYTNGQINWMVMGKYVTGAAISYIFAFITSLVVWKGIQMFVWERFKVLIALPTLPWIPFVSAIILGAILYIGWTAAMLQIKKRPLTLLVS; this is translated from the coding sequence ATGAAAAATATTTTTAAATCATATATGAAAGCCTTTGTAAAGGCTTGGGTAGAAACATTAGGAACAATTGCGTTTTTAATGATTTTTACCATGCTTATATTTGGTATGTTGGCAACTCCATTACAACTATCATTGAAAGCAACATCTGTAAAAAAGGAAACCAATTTGTGACAAACTCAATGAAATTCAAGAGGTTGATTTGATGATGAATTTATTTATGAGTATGCTTGAAATGGAAAAGAAGTTAAATTTAATTATGAAGGTATGGAATTTAACTTAGCAGTTCCAGAATTAAATTCAGATGAAAACAATAAAAGTTGATTTACTCCCGAAGCAATAAAACTTGTTAAAGACTATGTTGATAATGAATTTAAAGACCAAACAGAGAGTCCAGAATTAATAGAACTAAAAAAGCAAGAAACTATAAGAGCTATAAGTTCTTTAATTTGAATGTATTATTCAAATGGAGATGATGTAACTACAAAAAGATTTAATATTAATTCAACAGATGAAGTTGAGGGTTTTTCTGTAGGAAAAATATTTACTAATAATGCAAAAAAAATACTTTCTGAGGTTGGAGTAAATAATTCTAATAATAGAAGTTTATATAATTATGTTATTTATTCAATTTTAGACCAATTGGAAAAACAATCAAATGGGTCATTTAAATATGAAAATTTTGCAAATGCAAATTTCAAAATGATGAAAAACTCAAAGGAGAGTTATGTATATAATATTTCAAGTGCAACTTCATTAAGTAATGATGATAAATTAAATATAAATAATATTGTTTTACAAAAAGGTAGATTACCTGAGGAAAACAACGAAATTGTTGTAAGTGATGCATTTCTAAAAAATCAGAAAAAAGCAATAGGAGATAAAATTTTACTTGGAGTTGATCAATTGTATGAAGGTGGTAAAAATCTTAATACTAAGGAATTTACAATTGTTGGAATTGGTTTAAAATATTCAACACTAACACCAATAAATTTTTCATCATTTACAGATTCAATTAAAGACTATGGACAAATTTTTATGAAAAATACATTTTTTATTGAAAATAAAGCAAAGGATGGTTATTCATTTAAAGAAATTTTTCAACCAGATGATTGAAAAATGCAAGCAACAACAGGATTTAGTTTAGCTTACAAAGTTGAAACTTTTATTTCAAAAAATGATAAAAATTATAATTTAAATTCAATTTTTTCCTCTAAAAATATTAATGCAATAAACGTGATTAGAGAAAACGAGCAAATTTCAATTGTTCCACCAGGATCTGTTTTGTTTAAGGATATTAAAGACTATAGTGTAATAAATTCTTTAACAAATCTATATATAATTACTTGAATATATCTAGCAATTGGAAGTATTTTATTCGTATTAGGATTTATGTTTATTTTATTTGTTCTTAAGAAAGAAATTAATAATACAAGAAGGCAGTTGGGAGTATTCAAATCACTTGGTTATAAAACAAGTGAACTTACTTGAGTATTTTCTTTAAAAACCTTCTTAACTATGTTTATTGGAATTGGAATTGGATATTTATTGTCTTTTCCATTTCAAATAGATTCAGCTACAAAACAATTTAGTACTTTTGTAATATTTGATTACAATGTTATATACGCTTCTCCTATATTTTTATTTGTATTGATTCTTATTGTTCCAATACTATTTTCAATACTTAGTTACTTAATTATATTTAAGTTTTTAAATGAGGGAGCATTATCATTGTTAACAAATGGTCCTAAAAAAGGAAAATCTGATTATATTGTTTTAATTTTAAAGATTATTTTCTTCCCTGCTTTAATTTATTCATTAGTAAATTGAATTATTTTGAAAATATTAAGAAGTAGAAATAAAGGATTCACTTTTAGAATGCAAGAAGCTTTTGTTTCTGCAGGAAAAGGTAAATTTGTAATAATTATGGGATTGTTTATATTCAGTTCATTCTTATTTACATTACAATTAAGAGCCATGCCAATTATTAAAAATATGATTGAAGGTGGTTATAATATATATGCAAAAGATGTAAATCATTATTACGGATTTAAAACTGTTGTTCCAATTAAAACTAGAAATGGAACTATTAGCGAAGATAGTACAAAGGAAAAATATAATATAAATTATAATAATATAGGCGATAAAAATATAGTTGATTTTGTAAAAACAAGTACTGAAGATAAATATAAAACTACAAATAATTTTTCAAAATTAATGACTAATTTGTCAAGTTTCAGAGATAGTTACATTAATCAAAGTGAAGAAACTGTATTAGCATTATCTGCTGCATCTAGTATCAGTGCAGTTATTACTCCCTTAACAAATCTACCTACAAATATAAAATCAGATATTAATATACCTTCAATTGAAGATATACCAAAAGATTCATTATGAAATATAACACCAGAAGATATGTCAGGTATATTTATTGACGATATTGGAAAATTTGCTTGTATTTCGCCTTTAAGTGTAGGATATAAAGGAAGTTGTAATGATGTTGAATCATATAAAAAATATTTAGATGATAATTTAGAAAAAATATTAACTCCTGGTCAACAAACAAGAAAAAATCAAATTAACTTTAACTCTAATTTTATTACGCTTATATCAACATTTGCAAAAATGAAAGAAGGAATTAATTCTTTATTAAGTGTAAATGAAATTTTATTTAATGGAAATATAGAAGCACTTCAAACAACACTTTCTTATCATATTGAAAATAATACAGACATTGATTCAGAAAGCTCTTTAGTAAGATTAATTGATGCAAGTGGAAAATTTGGTGGAGATGCTCGAAGTGTTGTTAACTTTGATTCATTAACTGATAGTTTAATGAATCAATTACAAGAAAAAAATCATGAATATGTAAATTCTGTAATTTCTTATAGACTTGCTATGCTTCTTAATAAACAAGTTGGAGATATTTTTGATATTGTTATAGGAAAAGATGTTAATTTAAAAGTTAGAGTAGCTGCAATAAATGGAAATGATACATTGCTTCAAGATATTTATGCAGACTACACTGTTGTGATGGATAAAGTTGGAACAAAAGAAACTAAAGATAATCAAAAATATCTATTTAATTCAATTATTAGTAAAAAAGTTGCAAGTGAAGGAACGATTGATCTAAAAGATATTGCAAAAAGTAGAAAGAATTTTTATTATTCTAGAGATACATATACAATTGCTTCATCAGAAAATAAACCATGATTAGCAAGCATAATGGTTCCAAATATTATAATTGGAGATAAAACAATAAGTCCACAAAAACCAGATGCATCTAATTTCTTTATGGATTCATCAGTTATTACACTACCAATTTTAAAATCAGTTATTAATCAAGTACTTGGAAAAATGACAAATGCTATGTTAATGTATATTATAATTGATGTTGTTTTATTGATTATCTTATTAGTAGTTATTATGAATATTATAATTACTGATTCAATCAATGTTATTACAATTATGAGATCACTTGGATATACAAATGGTCAAATTAATTGAATGGTTATGGGTAAATATGTGACAGGAGCTGCAATAAGTTATATATTTGCATTTATAACTTCTCTTGTAGTTTGAAAAGGAATTCAGATGTTTGTTTGGGAAAGGTTTAAAGTATTAATTGCTTTACCAACATTGCCTTGAATACCATTTGTTTCTGCAATAATATTGGGAGCAATACTATATATTGGATGAACTGCGGCTATGTTGCAAATTAAAAAAAGACCTCTAACATTGCTAGTAAGTTAG
- a CDS encoding Asp23/Gls24 family envelope stress response protein — translation MIDKIILDSISNAVVTVPGVVSFANFAAKTEAEIKTEDISKAVELTTADNTDRVKVHIVLINGVNIRDVVNEVQIRVKYELEKVSQFVRNYIVDVAVDDLIVV, via the coding sequence ATGATAGATAAAATTATTTTAGATTCTATATCAAATGCTGTTGTTACAGTTCCTGGAGTTGTTTCATTTGCAAATTTTGCAGCCAAAACAGAAGCAGAAATAAAAACAGAAGATATATCAAAAGCAGTTGAATTAACAACTGCTGATAATACTGATAGAGTTAAAGTGCATATAGTTCTAATCAATGGAGTTAATATTCGAGACGTTGTCAATGAAGTTCAAATACGTGTAAAGTATGAATTAGAAAAGGTTTCTCAATTCGTGCGAAATTATATTGTTGATGTTGCTGTAGATGATCTTATTGTTGTTTAA
- a CDS encoding ribulose-phosphate 3-epimerase, which produces MSKFIVAPSILTANFLDLKTDLNKLEQANIEWIHYDVMDYNFVPNLSFGPKILSDIVEKYNFKMDLHLMVKIVNLSVEDYLKPFLLKNVEQITIHFEALDDEQIFNFIDFCKKNKIRSSISINPDTEVKDIEKYLNQIDNVLIMSVHPGFGGQSFISNSLKKIELLNFLRDLNKFNYSIQVDGGINEDTFKLVQDAKVDMIVAGSYLVGSNVTNLNERVKKLEG; this is translated from the coding sequence ATGTCTAAATTTATTGTAGCTCCAAGTATATTAACTGCTAACTTTTTAGATTTAAAAACAGATTTAAATAAGTTAGAACAAGCAAACATTGAATGAATACATTATGATGTAATGGATTATAATTTTGTTCCTAATTTATCTTTTGGACCAAAAATACTTTCAGATATTGTTGAAAAATATAATTTTAAAATGGATTTACATTTAATGGTTAAAATAGTAAATTTGTCTGTTGAGGATTATTTAAAACCTTTTCTTTTAAAAAATGTTGAACAGATTACTATTCATTTTGAGGCATTAGATGATGAACAGATATTTAATTTTATAGATTTTTGTAAGAAAAATAAAATAAGAAGTTCAATTTCTATAAATCCCGATACTGAGGTGAAAGATATTGAAAAGTATTTAAATCAGATTGATAATGTTTTAATTATGAGTGTTCATCCTGGTTTTGGAGGACAAAGTTTTATATCAAATTCTTTAAAAAAAATTGAATTACTAAATTTTTTAAGAGATTTAAATAAGTTTAATTATTCAATTCAAGTTGATGGTGGAATTAATGAAGATACTTTCAAATTAGTTCAAGATGCCAAAGTTGATATGATTGTTGCTGGAAGTTATTTGGTGGGTTCAAATGTTACAAATCTAAATGAAAGAGTAAAAAAACTTGAAGGATAA
- a CDS encoding DAK2 domain-containing protein — MKDAQILKGMITSGVNNLYNNYPHIDKLNVFPVPDGDTGTNMNLTCTNGFAEIENEDFDNVGSLMSKFSRGLIMGARGNSGVIFSQIIKGFSNGMKDKENLDLSTWKESFTKAKEVAYAAVMKPVEGTILTVIRETSEFVNSMSEELTPDDFWEKVVTAANISLENTPELLPALKEVGVVDSGGYGLVKFFEGMQYFIQKLKPIAKLKKLEENTGANIEMAIEDEFGYCTEAIVMLNEEYIEKLQIDTVRNTFEQYGNTSIVAVMDKDILKIHTHALMPGQVLSYLQQFGEFKTIKVENMTLQADKHVANTADSSSANITAQQQRTLKNEVATIAVVRSKGMKDYFKNELSFDYVIDGGPKMNPSTNDFIKAIEAVDAKTVYIFPNDSNVLLAAKQAKDLEKMSKVAVIETKTIPQGMTAYLNLDADESIKKNESNINKAIKNVTSVSINKAAREATIDGINIKTGEYMMTADKKITISTKSLNDVFNKSLSKFITSKTEIITIFTGQDASFKDINDLRKYLDENHDVEYEVIDGQQEVYSFIIGIE, encoded by the coding sequence ATGAAAGATGCACAAATTTTAAAAGGTATGATAACTAGTGGAGTTAATAATTTATATAATAATTATCCACATATAGATAAATTAAATGTTTTTCCTGTACCAGATGGGGATACAGGAACAAACATGAATTTAACATGTACTAATGGATTTGCTGAAATTGAAAATGAAGACTTTGATAATGTTGGCTCATTAATGAGCAAATTTTCTCGAGGTTTAATTATGGGCGCTCGTGGTAACTCAGGTGTTATCTTCTCTCAAATAATTAAGGGTTTTTCAAATGGGATGAAAGACAAAGAAAACTTGGACTTAAGTACTTGAAAAGAGTCTTTCACAAAGGCAAAAGAAGTTGCATATGCAGCTGTTATGAAGCCAGTTGAAGGTACTATATTAACTGTAATACGTGAAACAAGTGAATTTGTTAATTCAATGAGTGAAGAATTAACTCCAGATGATTTCTGAGAGAAAGTGGTTACAGCCGCAAATATATCATTAGAAAATACACCAGAACTATTACCAGCTTTAAAAGAGGTTGGAGTAGTTGATAGTGGTGGATATGGTTTAGTTAAGTTTTTTGAAGGAATGCAATATTTTATTCAAAAATTAAAACCAATAGCAAAACTAAAAAAACTTGAAGAAAATACAGGGGCAAACATCGAAATGGCAATCGAAGATGAGTTTGGTTACTGTACTGAAGCAATCGTTATGCTTAACGAAGAATATATTGAAAAATTACAAATTGATACAGTAAGAAATACATTTGAACAATATGGAAACACATCAATTGTTGCTGTTATGGATAAAGATATTTTAAAAATTCATACACACGCATTAATGCCTGGACAAGTTTTATCTTATTTACAACAATTTGGAGAGTTTAAAACAATAAAAGTTGAAAATATGACTTTACAAGCAGATAAACATGTGGCAAATACTGCAGATAGTTCATCTGCAAATATAACAGCTCAACAACAACGTACATTAAAAAATGAAGTTGCAACAATTGCTGTTGTAAGATCAAAAGGTATGAAAGATTACTTTAAAAATGAATTGAGTTTTGATTATGTTATTGATGGAGGACCAAAAATGAATCCTTCAACAAATGATTTTATAAAAGCAATCGAAGCAGTTGATGCTAAAACTGTTTATATATTCCCAAATGATTCAAATGTTCTTTTAGCAGCGAAACAAGCCAAAGATTTAGAAAAAATGTCTAAAGTTGCTGTTATTGAAACAAAAACAATTCCTCAGGGAATGACAGCATATTTAAACTTAGATGCTGACGAAAGTATTAAGAAAAATGAATCAAATATTAATAAAGCAATCAAAAACGTTACATCAGTTTCAATTAATAAAGCAGCAAGAGAAGCTACAATTGATGGAATAAATATCAAAACTGGTGAATACATGATGACAGCTGATAAAAAAATTACTATATCTACAAAATCATTAAATGATGTATTTAATAAATCATTATCAAAATTTATTACATCAAAAACAGAAATTATAACAATATTTACTGGACAAGATGCATCATTTAAGGATATAAACGATTTACGTAAATACTTAGATGAAAATCATGATGTTGAATATGAAGTAATTGATGGACAACAAGAAGTTTATTCATTCATTATTGGAATCGAATAA